The following coding sequences lie in one Sorghum bicolor cultivar BTx623 chromosome 6, Sorghum_bicolor_NCBIv3, whole genome shotgun sequence genomic window:
- the LOC8086463 gene encoding BTB/POZ and MATH domain-containing protein 5, with translation MAASPTNSRSVTETVNGSHRFVLQGYSLAKGMGVGKHIASETFTVGGYQWAVYFYPDGKNPEDNSVYVSVFIALASDGTDVRALFELTLLDQSGKGKHKVHSHFDRSLESGPYTLKYRGSMW, from the coding sequence ATGGCGGCGTCCCCCACCAACTCGCGCTCCGTGACGGAGACGGTGAACGGCTCCCACCGGTTCGTGCTCCAGGGCTACTCGCTCGCGAAGGGCATGGGCGTGGGCAAGCACATTGCCAGCGAGACCTTCACCGTGGGCGGCTACCAGTGGGCGGTCTACTTCTACCCCGATGGGAAGAACCCCGAGGACAACTCCGTCTACGTCTCCGTCTTCATCGCCCTCGCCTCCGATGGCACCGACGTCCGCGCCCTCTTCGAGCTCACGCTCCTTGACCAGAGCGGCAAGGGCAAGCACAAGGTCCACTCCCACTTCGACCGCTCCCTGGAGTCCGGGCCGTACACCCTCAAGTACCGCGGATCCATGTGGTAA